A region of the Culex quinquefasciatus strain JHB chromosome 1, VPISU_Cqui_1.0_pri_paternal, whole genome shotgun sequence genome:
ggagttagagcggatgcatgtctggttatgaccactttagtgatatttatgtacttttttgaaaccggatctcaatcaaatgtatgcaaacgatgtccggatccaccatccgacccatcgttggttaggtaatcgagagacctttccaatgagtccacaacattgaagatctggcaaccctgtctcgagttatgaccacttaattgatatttatgtacttttttgaagccggatctcaattaaatgtatgcaaacgatgtccggatccttcatccgattcgtcgttggttaagtaatcgaaaaccctttccaacgagtccacaacattgattatctggcaaccctgcctcgagctatgaccactttagttatatctgtgtgcttatttttctggatctaaaaaaatagctgaaatatgtgtccaaaccactaatATTACCcgttgttggtaaaaagtgaggaaggcatcgaccacataggtggattaagttagtttttcgatGAATGATACGTtcttttcggaattctgagtacgcgagtagggcgtctaattttacatgaaagtccttttgacatcaaatttctatctcatcaccgtttcaggctgcaattcattgaaaaacacctctttttcacatgttctaaAATTAaacgggtcgtaccgcccctccgtcacgagatataaaaaacggacctcggatttgtgatcagggacaaaagttacccctaaggacaaagtttcacgtaaatcgaagaggggtcggggcaacttttcacgatttcgtgtgagttggtagagaattacccatatgttttgtaaaaataagttTGCTACACATTTTTCTACTGTTtaaatggtaatattacatctggaaagaggtacatattttatgtcattttactattttacttctgaaaacttttgatttaaccacttttgccttcctcactgaggtaaggctataatcctgctctaaaaatgaacttttgaaaaacaggtcaaagacctatattcatgtatacctattgactcagaatcaaaaactgaacaaatgtctgtgtgtgtgtgtgtatgtgtgtgcgtattccccgtggtactcaaaattcttgccaagttttctcggcactggctgatccgatttgagtcaaacaagttgcattcgattcggtttggtgccccatactgcactattgaattgtttgaagatccgataagtagttcaaaagttacgtataaaaaaatgtcagagttgcgaatcgagtgctggaattttgatgccggatctcacttatctatatgaaaactaagTCCGGATTCAAcacccaacccatcgttggttaggtaatcgaaagatctttccaatgagtccaacgaattgaagatctggcaaccctgtctcgagatatgaccacttaagtgatatttatgtacatttttgaagccggatctcacttaaatgtatgtaaactatgtccggatccatcatccgacccatcgttggttaggtaatcaaaagacctctccaatgagaccaaaacattgaagatctggcaaccctgcctcaagatatgaccacttaagtgatatttatgtacatttttgaagccggatctcacttaaatgtatgtaaactatgtccggatccatcatccgacccaccgttgattaggtaattgaaagatctttccaatgagttcaaaacattttaaaatctggcaaccctgtctcgagatatgaccactcaagtgatatttatgtacatttttgaagccggatctcacttaaatgtatgttaactatgtccggatccattatctaatccatcgttggttaggtaatcaaaagacctttcaaatgaatacaaatcattgaagatctggcaaccctgtctcaagttatgaccacttaagtgataattatgatctttttagaagccggatctcacttaaatgtatgtaaactatgtccggattcatcatccgacccatcgttggttaggtaatcaaaagacctttcaaatgaatacaaaacattgaaaatctggcaacccagtctcgagatatgaccacttaagtgatatttatgtacatctttaaagccggatctcacttaaatgtatgttaactatgtccggatccattatccgacccatcgttggttaggtaatcaaaagacctttcaaattaatacaaaacattgaagatctggcaaccctgtctcaagttatgaccacttaagtgataattatgatcttttttgaagccgggtgtcacttaaatgtatgtaaactatgtccggctccatcatccgacccatcgttgtttaggtaatcgaaagacctttccaatgagtccaaaacattgaagatctggcaacgctcagTTTCAAGttttgaccgcttaagtgacatttgtgtaattttttttattgagaaaaatatagaatttgtgtccaaacccatcatatcaccaaatgttggtaaaaagtgaggaaggcaccaaccttaATCCACCAAGTTAGTTTTTTGGTTTAATGACACTTTTTCATTCTAAATTGAGGTACAATTACAtcgtaaaagaggtaatattcaatcttccaaaataacaccatccaaatttacacatttttttaccgtgtatagtagaaaatatgaaaaacaagcaaaaaattgaaaaagtgactgtaaaaacatgaaaaaaataatttgccaAAAGATAATGATAGAATGTGGTAGGAAAAGCTTAATACTCTCaagaacaaacataaactaaacataaaaaatgcaaataaaaatgatgatacAAGAAAATCCAAAATCAAGAGATGTAacgttttttgtagaacaagaGTTTCTTATAATGACCTCTTAAACACtagaaaataacaattttcgaaaaaatgggcagtagagggttaagcattcatgctaaaaaataaatctctggttattagttttttttctatgaaacaaTTATGATTAAAGTTTTTATATTGatgtaaaaatttgaagaaCGTGCAGATTAACAATTGcttgaatattttcataaaaattgtgttaaatTATGACGAGGATTTATATGGAATTGCTGCAGCTTTCATAAAATCAATCATTTGGAtgactaacttaatccacatgGTTGGCgtcttcctcactttttaccaacaatggctgatatgatgggattaaaaaaaaatgacgcatATATCACTTAAatagtcataacttgagacaggtttgttagatttttaatgttttgaactctTTATTAAGGTCtattgattacctaactaatgATGTGTAACAAACTGGGACTTCGGTTGTTTTTCTGCCACTGTCctaaaattcgaatatttgtgaaaacagatttttatacataacttttgaactacttacttcaaacaattcaatagcgcagTATAGGAACTTAAACCAAGTCGATaagatcaaaatcggttcagccagtgctgagaaaactgaatTTTGtgaacatacatacatacacacacacaaacacatacacagacatttgttcgcAAGGTTTACATGGTATACATGGGTCTCCgagctttttataaaattttcattttcagagcCTTACCTTAGTGAGGAAAGCAAAAATTCTTCAGCATGTAGAAAAGGGATCAAGTTACcactaatattttgaaaattccggTTCCTAATATTTGATTAGAAGGATTGGCATTACTCAAAGGAatcatttgaacaaaaaatcctTATGAGTCAAACAAAGTTGTATGTTCaactcatgcaaaaagtttacagtTTTGTGACAAATTGAGAGAGCTGCGGTACAAATAAGCTGATCAAGTTTCCCCACCCTCCTCTATAGTCCTTATAAAACAATTGTTACTCGATAAACATTTACCTGTCACCTTTCAATCCAATTCAGTTAGTTGCATTAGTAAATAAACATACAGTAACAAAAAAGAAGTTTATTCAAAGACGATAAATAGGTCAACAGCAAGTAATCTGCCAAGTTTAGATATTGATTCAAGTTGAACAGAAGTCTTCTAAGAACTGTCGTCGCAACTGCACCTTCAATCTCACTTGTTTTGCTTGTGcaaacttttttattattataactCGTGATTCCGGCAACCAAACTCAACCacacttcgggacaatgcacaggaTGGTCAGCCAAaccttttttgttattgtttacattgtgtgctttatttttgtttatcaagttcaaacattaaaacgcggttttctcagaacgtcaaaaagtgatgtgcgacaagatagcacaatccCGACGTTATTAGGACTTGCTCtttcaaatcgacgtcgtcgtgctatcttgtcgcacccgtcatttcgacgttccgagaaaaacgcgttttaatgtttgaccttgaataaacgaaaagTAGAGcaagcaatgtaaacaataacaaacacgttttgtttggctgaccattctgtgcattgtcccgaagtttggttgtatttggttgctggagtcccgagttataatcacaaatgtttacagtagtctaacttgtacgtgcgacaaacgcgttctgacctgaaatccctttggtcaattgtcgcacttacatcaattttcagggagtgacaagacagcacgacaagattgaaactactttcatatgtaaagtgacaaaaatgcacggagtttttttcggttttggtGAATatatcaggattgaaatcgaattttggggatctgtgaaggtcaaaaggtgaagcattgtgagctgcacaaaatggcgttcttaactcaatttggctcaaaatatacgtacgacaagttagcacgatggagACAAAATGCAATTCTTTTGCGATAAGCTAACTCCCGCATAAATTGTTTTGATGTGTTCACAGTGGAACAAGAACAATAGCTCATAATTTTACAACAAACATTACTTACCACTATCGATGACATATTTCCAAAAGTACTCCTCAATATCCGTTCCCCGGGCCGCCCGCGCCAACGCCCCCGAGATGCTATCGTCGTCCTCTTCCGCCGTGCTCGCCACCGTTCCCGATCGTCGCACCTGCAAGGCCGTCTGCTCTTCCCCATCGTCGCTGTAATCATCTCCGACGACATCGTACCGATCGTACTGATCCTGCTCCAGCTGTCGGTTGACCTCTAGTTCTTCATCGCGCAGCTCCCGGCCCTGCTCGTCCACCAACGGAGTCATTGACCTGTTGTTGATCCGACTTCGGCCCTGACTCGCGGCGGGCGGCACAATTTGCGACAGTTTCCACCTTTTGCTGCGGATAATTTCACTCACGGAGTACGGCGGTTCCGCAAGATCCATTTGTCGCGAGTCGCGCTGCGGTTGATAAAGTTCACTGGCACTGGAACTGTCACTGTACGGCAGGTTGGCTTGCTGGGGGGGTTCTACGAGGGTCAGGGCGGAACCCGGGATGGCATGACCCCGGACTGTCACGAGCAGCAACAGGAACGCGGAGAATGACAGCAGCATGGCCGTAGCTGAACACCTACTTCTGGACAGGTACATCATTGCGCATCTGTTTGGCACGACAACACTTGGAACACTGAGGTCTCTTCTCTTCCCGGTTTGGGGGTCGACTCCCCGAAAGCTATGGTCACACACAAACACCAACTCACTGAACTTTGTCTTTGTTgcgttttgaagtttttgttttcaaattctgGGCCACCACTTCAATCCGATATCAACGGCTATGGCCTGGATCTAATCCGTACAAGTACTAGACACTGCTGCTGTACTCAAGTACCATCCCACAACATCCACTACGACGGCGTACGGGTCACACTTTACGGGAATCCGTTCTCACCACACATCAACGGGGTGTAAGAGTTCAAGACGCGAGTTGGCCGAGTCGCGCGGAAGCCGGAACGTGAATGGGCCTGACTGCCAAAGTCAAACAAGAGTACGATCTGCGCGGTTCGCTGCCTCGGCCTCTTGTGTATATTCAAATGGGGCTGCTGGGGGCTTTTTTTTCGCGGGCACGCCGGGGACTTTAATGATTGTGGTGTGGAGTTGGTGGTTGTGTTCCACCCGAAAAAAACAGCAGCGGCCTCTCAACGGAGCTCTCGTTTTGACTATGCTGGCTGCTCCAGAGATCGGGGCGCCAGGCCAACAGGGGGGTTCAGGCCATTCCGATGATTCCGGCTGGCAGAGAGTGGTGGTGGTAGTTGTGTGATGGCAGGCATCATTTCCgatgaaaacgaaaaaaaaacgaataaaattACGACTGCGGCAACaatcatcaccatcatcatcaacgGGCAGACAATCAACGATAAACTTTATTTTGCCGGTGTTGATCATCATGACTACGAGTGATGACAATGGTGTTACTGATGATGGTGATGTTTTGGCGGTTGTTTTTCTCTCCATCTCGTAGATTTGCGTTTTCCTTCTG
Encoded here:
- the LOC119765195 gene encoding uncharacterized protein LOC119765195; translated protein: MMYLSRSRCSATAMLLSFSAFLLLLVTVRGHAIPGSALTLVEPPQQANLPYSDSSSASELYQPQRDSRQMDLAEPPYSVSEIIRSKRWKLSQIVPPAASQGRSRINNRSMTPLVDEQGRELRDEELEVNRQLEQDQYDRYDVVGDDYSDDGEEQTALQVRRSGTVASTAEEDDDSISGALARAARGTDIEEYFWKYVIDSDISASLEDDDNDDDTNPEARFKKKKKFHLKHKYKKFLLPLLLAYKLKFMMMFPALVGGLALLVKAAGLAGFFFALFASVVSLQKSH